The Homo sapiens chromosome 6 genomic scaffold, GRCh38.p14 alternate locus group ALT_REF_LOCI_7 HSCHR6_MHC_SSTO_CTG1 genome includes a region encoding these proteins:
- the OR2J1 gene encoding olfactory receptor 2J1 (The RefSeq protein has 3 substitutions compared to this genomic sequence) produces MLMKKNASFEDFFLLLGFSNWPHLEVVLFVVILIFYLITLIGNLFIIILSYLDSHLHTPMYFFLSNLSFLDLCYTTSSIPQLLVNLWGPEKTISYAGCTVQLYFVLALGTAECVLLVVMSYDRYAAVCRPLHYTVLMHPRFCRLLAAASWVSGFTTSALHSSFTFWIPLCRHRLVDHFFCEVPALLRLSCVDTQANELTLMVMSSIFVLIPLILILTSYGAIARAVLSMQSTTGLQKVLRTCGAHLMVVSLFFIPVMCMYLQPPSENSQDQGKFIALFYTVVTPSLNPLIYTFRNKDVRGAVKRLMGWEWGM; encoded by the coding sequence ATGTTgatgaaaaaaaatgcaagttttgAAGACTTCTTTATTCTACTTGGATTTTCTAACTGGCCTCATCTGGAAGTAGTTCTCTTTGTGGTTATCTTGATCTTCTACTTGATAACACTGATAGGAAACCTGTTCATCATCATCCTGTCATACCTGGACTCCCATCTCCACActcccatgtacttcttcctttcaaatctCTCATTTCTGGATCTCTGCTACACCACCAGCTCTATCCCTCAGTTGCTGGTGAATCTCTGGGGCCCGGAAAAGACCATCTCTTATGCTGGTTGTACAGTTCAACTTTACTTTGTTCTCGCACTGGGAACCGCAGAGTGTGTCCTACTGGTGGTGATGTCCTATGATCGTTATGCAGCTGTGTGTAGACCTTTGCATTACACTGTCCTCATGCACCCTCGTTTCTGCCGCTTGTTGGCTGCGGCTTCTTGGGTAAGTGGTTTTACAACCTCAGCACTTCATTCCTCCTTTACTTTCTGGATACCCCTATGTAGACATCGCCTAGTGGATCACTTCTTCTGTGAAGCTCCAGCACTTCTGCGATTATCATGTGTTGATACCTAGGCAAATGAGCTGACCCTCATGGTCATGAGCTCCATTTTTGTTCTCATACCTCTCATCCTCATCCTCACTTCCTATGGTGCCATTGCCCGGGCTGTACTGAGCATGCAATCAACCACTGGGCTTCAGAAAGTGCTTAGGACATGTGGAGCCCATCTTATGGttgtatctctctttttcattCCAGTCATGTGCATGTATCTCCAGCCACCATCAGAAAATTCTCAAGATCAAGGCAAGTTCATTGccctcttttacactgttgtcaCACCTAGTCTTAACCCTCTAATCTACACTTTCAGAAACAAGGATGTAAGAGGGGCAGTGAAGAGACTAATGGGGTGGGAATGGGGGATGTGA